A part of Haliotis asinina isolate JCU_RB_2024 chromosome 10, JCU_Hal_asi_v2, whole genome shotgun sequence genomic DNA contains:
- the LOC137298324 gene encoding GTPase IMAP family member 9-like has protein sequence MWVCNKCFHNNDRKDTVCASCGAARLVNNRAENPVRGTPSCQKCNLPIHPTIGHCLKCKKAELKSLVGPVPRDYTEKDTKEDLRLVLIGKTGNGKSATANTIIGTEAFTSKASSLSVTKTSKHSYAERFGRVVGLVDTPGLFDTNLKKDVVEIEIKKSIGMSSPGPHAFLFVTSFARRFTQEEEKVIQEIDSMFGEGMTRHMIVVFTCRDQLDSATESEYLSEAPKCLQQLIKSAGGGSLSFNNKGNDEEKERDVKNLFSRIDQMIATNKGPFSSTLYQQGEGLMKDAISRRRREEYGKITEVAVQERLKEDVEEKMKMEKEYCQKLLKAAPETAEAMKKDKEAIKKKSRQTDATVENMLADVLENLAEILVKTDETKNQIENAKGAKRMTMGFELASGEKNIEEIKAEREKAEDRVKRERLIYTETLIAQGIREQERDKIQNGDIRALRALLAAVKIKPHFLRLFQEN, from the exons A TGTGGGTCTGCAACAAGTGCTTCCATAATAACGATAGAAAAGACACAGTTTGTGCAAGCTGTGGAGCGGCAAGACTCGTGAATAATAGGGCTGAAAATCCCGTTCGGG GTACCCCATCATGCCAGAAGTGCAATTTGCCAATACATCCAACCATTGGCCATTGTTTGAAGTGCAAGAAGGCAGAGTTGAAGTCTCTTGTAGGCCCAGTTCCTCGAGACTACACGGAAAAGG ATACAAAGGAGGATCTCAGGCTGGTCTTGATTGGTAAAACTGGCAATGGGAAGAGCGCTACAGCAAATACGATAATAGGTACGGAGGCTTTTACTTCCAAAGCATCTTCGTTATCTGTCACAAAGACGAGCAAGCATTCATATGCTGAACGCTTTGGCCGTGTGGTTGGGCTGGTAGATACACCAGGTCTGTTTGACACGAATCTGAAGAAAGATGTGGTGGAGATTGAGATCAAGAAAAGCATTGGAATGTCCTCACCTGGCCCGCATGCCTTCCTGTTTGTGACATCCTTTGCGCGCAGATTCACCCAGGAGGAAGAGAAAGTTATCCAAGAAATTGACAGCATGTTTGGTGAAGGTATGACAAGGCACATGATTGTTGTCTTCACATGTAGGGATCAGTTAGACTCGGCAACAGAAAGTGAGTACCTTTCGGAAGCCCCTAAGTGCCTCCAGCAGTTAATCAAAAGTGCAGGCGGTGGTTCTCTTAGCTTCAACAACAAAGGAAACGATGAAGAGAAAGAAAGGGATGTCAAAAATCTTTTCTCACGCATTGATCAGATGATAGCCACCAACAAAGGCCCATTCTCTTCCACACTGTATCAGCAGGGAGAGGGACTGATGAAGGATGCAATCAGCAGGAGACGGAGGGAGGAATATGGGAAGATAACTGAGGTTGCAGTACAGGAACGGCTAAAAGAGGACGTGGAAGAAAAGATGAAAATGGAAAAAGAATATTGTCAGAAACTTCTGAAGGCAGCACCCGAAACTGCAGAGGCTATGAAGAAAGACAAGGAAGCAATCAAAAAGAAGAGCAGACAAACTGATGCAACTGTAGAGAATATGTTGGCTGATGTATTGGAGAATTTGGCAGAAATACTGGttaaaacagatgaaacaaaaaatcaaattgAAAATGCTAAGGGGGCTAAACGAATGACCATGGGCTTTGAATTGGCTTCTGGTGAGAAGAACATCGAGGAAATAAAAGCAGAGAGAGAAAAAGCTGAAGACAGGGTGAAGAGGGAACGGCTGATATACACAGAAACATTAATAGCACAGGGGATTCGGGAGCAGGAACGAGataaaattcaaaatggcgACATTAGGGCTCTTCGTGCATTACTGGCTGCAGTTAAGATCAAGCCACACTTTCTGAGACTGTTTCAGGAAAATTGA